CTGCTTTAGGCTCCGAAGGATATGATCATGTTCTTTCCGTATTGCAAGAGGGTATAACAGAACAGGAAGTTGTACGCTTGCTTCGTGTGTTTTGGGCTAAAGCTGGTGCTGAAGGGCCTTCATTTTCTCCAATTGTAGCTTTTGGTCATCATTCTGCCTTTCCCCACGCAGTTCCTACAGATAGAGCCTTGCGCAAGGGAGATATCGTGCTGATTGATATAGGAGTTTTATATCAGGGCTATTGTTCGGATATGACACGAACAGTGGCGTGGGGCCGTCCCGATACACGTCTTGTTGAAAGTTATCCCGCGGTTGTAGAAGCGCAGCAAGCTGCTATGAAATTGTGTCGTGCCGGAGCTCTATGTCTGGATATTCATGAAGAGGCCGCTCGTATATTAAGAAAATACGAAATTGAAGAATATTTTTGTCATGGCGTAGGGCATGGTGTGGGAAGGAACATCCACGAATATCCCCAGCTTTCTCCAAAATCTGGCACAACCACCTTAGAAACTGGAATGACCGTTACCGTTGAGCCTGGGGTTTATTTCCCGGGAATCGGAGGCATACGTATCGAAGATACAGTATTGATAGATGGTAATAAAAATTTTAGTTTAACTGATCGACCCGTGTCTACGGAGTTAGTTTTCTTATAAAAGCATTCTCTCTTTGTTTAATTATTTTTTAATGTTAAACACTGTTACTTTTGTTTGTATAAATTGATTTTTTTTCTCTAATCGGTTATCTTATAACTTTATTTTTAGTTTGTTTCTAATATGCACCAGCTTTTTTCGATAGGCTACAGTCTGATAAGTATCGCTGCTTTACTCTGGATGGTGTGTGGAGCCCCGAATCATTTAGAAAATCTTTATAGTATTTCTTTGAAATTCGATGGTGCGAACGGAAAACAAAAGACGTTTCCTATGGCTCAAAACGTCTCTTCAGGGATCTGGTCTCTAGAGTTTCCCGAGCTTAGGGAAAGACTCCCTGATCTTAGGCAGGAGCTCGTGTTTTTAGGGAGCAATAAGCGTCCCGATGCTTTTGGAGGCAAATTTTTTTTAGAACTGGCTACTTCTAAAGATTCCTGCGTGGCTGGAGCTAATGAAAAAATATATTTACAGGTTATTCCTTCCCCTGATGGTGGGATGTTTACTTTTAGTCCCGAAGGGAAGCCTACAGACTTGTGGTTGGAATGTCGTCCTTTGAGTGTAGATAACCGTATAGAAGTAAAAGTGCGTTTAATGGGCGTAAATAGGGAATTAGTTGTCTCTCCGAAGGAGAGGGAGACCTTATTTTTGACTGCTCCCGCTAAAGGCTTGGAATCTTGGGAAATTGGCGGCATTCGTGTGGATGCGAGTTTCCCTGTGAAACAAAAGATTCGTCGTGTGGGGAGTGATAAGTTCCTTTTGATGCATGGTGGGGCCGATTATGCCGATAAGGCTGTTAAGGAACGCGTAGACTTCGTCTCGCTATCTGATGAGAATTATAGCCGTTATCTTACTGTCGGGGATGTTTTGCTTTGGGATGGAAATTGCTGGCAAACCTGTGGGGAGTTTCGAGGAGAGAGTTCTCAGGCACCTTTATTAGAAGTTAAGAAAATAGACGAAAAAGTCATGGTGATAGAGCTGTGGAACGTAGGGGGAACATCCCATCAGTCCATGAGTTTAGTAAAAACCATGAGTTCTCCTATAGAGATTACTGAGATCGTTAAGGAATTTGAATTTGTTGGGATGCGTTCCTGGTCCCGTCCTATTATACAAGCAGGGGGACAAAGGATGATCCTTTCTCCCGATGATTGGGTGGTCTACACCGGAAAAACTTGGGAGAAAATTTCTCGCAAAGAACAGTTAGAAGACTACCTTTCAGGAAAGACTCAAGGGCCGTTATTGGTTTTTGATAAATTAGAAAAAGATTCTAGAGAGTTTGTCGTTCGTGCTCATGTATTTAATGCACAAAGGACGTTAGTAGAGTCTGTGACACTGCCTTTAAAACAGGGTTTTGATTCTGGATCCTCTTCCGCTAAAGAAGAGGTGTCTCCAGGACGACAACCACTTGTAGGCGGTGAGGGAACCAATCGTGGGGGATCTTAAATGCGTTTTTTGCGTAATCCTTTAGTTTATTTCTTTGGTTTATCGGGACTGGCATGTTGCGTGCCTGGTTTAGCTTTGACTATTTCGGAAAAAGCCGCGTCCTTAGAAAAATCCAGAGATTTTATAGATAGTTCCCTTGGGCTGGCTTCATTCAATGCGGATATGAAGGAGTGCAACCTTCAGCTGAAAAATCTTTACGACGAGGCTGCAGCTTTACGAGCATCAGGATGTGAAGACGAAATGCGATGGAAAGAGCTTCTAAGTAAGCTGGCAGAGGTTAAAAAGCAAATTAAGCATATAGAAAATCTTTGGTCAGCAGAGATTCGCGAAAGAGGAGAAAATCCTGATGATTACGCCTTGTGGCATCATCCTGAGACGACAATTTATAATTTAGTTTCTGATTACGGAGAAGATAACATTGTTTATCTAGTGCCTCAAGATATTGGATCGATTAAAGTCTCAGCGCTATCAAAATTTACTGTTCCCAAAGAGGGTTTTGAAGAGTGTCTCACCCAATTGCTAACACGTCTTGGTATTGGTGTGCGTCAGGTAAGCCCGTGGATTAAAGAGCTCTATATAACTCATAAAGAGGGCTGTGGGGTTGCTGGAGTCTTTTCTTCTAGAAAGGATTTAGATTTACTCCCCTCAACTTCCTATATCGGTTATGTGTTAAACTCGAAAAATATCGACGTTCGTGCAGATCAGCATATCTTAAGAAAATTTGCTAATCTTGACACCACGCATATTGATCTTTTTGGAGGGAAATTATGGGTGTTTGGCTCTGTTGGGGAAATTAGCGAGCTTCTTAAAATTTACGATTTTATCCAAGAAGATAGCGTTCGTCAGGAATATCGCGTTGTTCCCTTAACAAAGATAGAAGCTTCTGAAATGATCTCTATTCTTAAGGCAGCTTTTCGAGAAGATATTACTAAAGAGGGAGACGAGGAAAACCTCGGTCTTAAAGTTGTTCCTCTACAACATCAAGGACGCTCTTTATTTTTAAGTGGTACAGCTACTTTAGTTCATCAAGCAATTGATTTGATTAAAGATCTTGAAGAGGGGATTGAGAACCCCACAGACAAAACTGTCTTTTGGTATAGTGTGAAGCACTCTGATCCTCAAGAACTCGCAGTATTACTATCTCAGGTACACGATGTTTTTGCAGGTAAGGAAGGGGGTGCGCTTGCTTCTT
This DNA window, taken from Chlamydia sp. 04-14, encodes the following:
- a CDS encoding M24 family metallopeptidase, with protein sequence MFQDRLIRAQAALTDYGIDGFVVERSEDLAYFLGDKVTTGTLLIGKNEAVFFVYRMDKDLYADLQGPSLVFCDRNIAEFLLPYLETTTYQTLGFDSLHTSYHRYQERENASCSWVPTTLFTEKLRSIKSADEIEKMRQAAALGSEGYDHVLSVLQEGITEQEVVRLLRVFWAKAGAEGPSFSPIVAFGHHSAFPHAVPTDRALRKGDIVLIDIGVLYQGYCSDMTRTVAWGRPDTRLVESYPAVVEAQQAAMKLCRAGALCLDIHEEAARILRKYEIEEYFCHGVGHGVGRNIHEYPQLSPKSGTTTLETGMTVTVEPGVYFPGIGGIRIEDTVLIDGNKNFSLTDRPVSTELVFL
- a CDS encoding type II secretion system protein GspD, giving the protein MRFLRNPLVYFFGLSGLACCVPGLALTISEKAASLEKSRDFIDSSLGLASFNADMKECNLQLKNLYDEAAALRASGCEDEMRWKELLSKLAEVKKQIKHIENLWSAEIRERGENPDDYALWHHPETTIYNLVSDYGEDNIVYLVPQDIGSIKVSALSKFTVPKEGFEECLTQLLTRLGIGVRQVSPWIKELYITHKEGCGVAGVFSSRKDLDLLPSTSYIGYVLNSKNIDVRADQHILRKFANLDTTHIDLFGGKLWVFGSVGEISELLKIYDFIQEDSVRQEYRVVPLTKIEASEMISILKAAFREDITKEGDEENLGLKVVPLQHQGRSLFLSGTATLVHQAIDLIKDLEEGIENPTDKTVFWYSVKHSDPQELAVLLSQVHDVFAGKEGGALASSETMLREAASTIHIDTSSVGTAKEGSVKYGNFIADSKTGTLIMVVEKEALPRIKMLLKKLDVPKKMVRIEVLLFERKLSNQRKAGLNLLRLGEEVCKKTSAAVSWTSSGILEFLFKGSTGSSLIPGYDLAYQFLMAQEDVRINASPSVVTMNQTPARIAIVEEMSIAISADKEKAQYNRAQYGIMIKMLPVINVGEEDGKSYITLETDITFDTTGKNTNERPDVTRRNITNKVRIPDGETVIIGGLRCKHASDAQDGIPFLGEIPGVGKLFGMNSTSDSQTEMFVFITPKILDNPVEKKERHEEAILSSRPGENTEFRKALFAGEEAAKAAHKKLELISAIELPASQVEGLEYDGR